The proteins below are encoded in one region of Streptomyces sp. NBC_00490:
- a CDS encoding N-acetylglucosamine kinase has translation MGMTARVLAIDAGNSKTDVAVVTADGTVLATARGGGFRPPAVGVRAAVDALAGPVDEAFTAAGITSVDHVSACLANADFPVEEEQLAAALHARAWGRSVEVRNDTFAILRAGVTEPRGVAVVCGAGINCVGMRPDGRTARFPALGRISGDWGGGWGLAEEALWHAARAEDGRGEPTALSRTLPSHFGHATMLALIEALHLEHIEPARRHELAPVLFSTAADGDPVARALVERLAQEVATMATVALTRLDLLAEETPVLLGGGILAARHPQLDDGIRDLLAARAPKAVPRVVTASPVLGAALLGLDGLGANAAAQTRVRRYYDA, from the coding sequence GTGGGCATGACCGCACGTGTCCTCGCCATAGACGCGGGCAACAGCAAGACCGACGTCGCGGTCGTGACGGCCGACGGAACCGTCCTGGCCACCGCGCGCGGCGGGGGATTCAGGCCACCGGCGGTGGGGGTGCGGGCCGCGGTGGACGCGCTCGCCGGACCGGTGGACGAGGCCTTCACGGCGGCCGGGATCACCTCGGTGGACCATGTCTCGGCCTGTCTGGCCAACGCCGACTTCCCGGTCGAGGAGGAGCAGTTGGCCGCGGCCCTGCACGCGCGCGCGTGGGGAAGGTCGGTGGAGGTCCGCAACGACACCTTCGCCATCCTGCGGGCGGGTGTCACCGAACCCCGCGGTGTGGCGGTCGTCTGCGGCGCCGGCATCAACTGCGTGGGCATGCGCCCCGACGGCCGCACCGCCCGTTTCCCGGCGCTGGGCCGCATCTCCGGCGACTGGGGCGGCGGCTGGGGTCTGGCCGAGGAGGCCCTGTGGCACGCGGCGCGGGCGGAGGACGGCCGAGGGGAGCCGACGGCCCTCTCCCGCACCCTTCCGTCCCACTTCGGCCACGCCACCATGCTCGCCCTCATCGAGGCCCTGCACCTGGAGCACATCGAACCGGCCCGCCGCCACGAACTGGCCCCGGTCCTGTTCAGCACGGCGGCGGACGGGGACCCGGTGGCCCGCGCCCTGGTGGAGCGTCTCGCGCAGGAGGTGGCGACGATGGCCACGGTGGCCCTGACCCGCCTGGACCTGCTGGCGGAGGAGACACCGGTCCTGCTGGGCGGCGGCATCCTGGCGGCACGCCATCCCCAACTGGACGACGGCATACGGGACCTGCTGGCGGCCCGCGCCCCCAAGGCCGTACCGCGGGTGGTGACGGCGAGCCCGGTGCTGGGAGCGGCCCTGCTCGGCCTGGACGGACTGGGGGCGAACGCGGCGGCACAGACCCGGGTCCGGAGGTACTACGACGCCTGA
- a CDS encoding 6-phospho-beta-glucosidase, protein MKLTVVGGGSTYTPELIDGFARLRDTLPIGELVLVDPSADRLELVGALARRIFARQGHPGRIVTTSDLDAGVDGADAVLLQLRVGGQAARQQDETWPLECGCVGQETTGAGGLAKALRTVPVVLDIAERVRRTNPNAWIIDFTNPVGIVTRALLRAGHKAVGLCNVAIGFQRKFAALLDVAPPEIFLDHVGLNHLTWETGVRLGGPEGKDVLPDLLTGHGEAIAADLRLPRALLDRLGVVPSYYLRYFYAHDEVVRELRTKPSRAAEVAAMEQELLRLYADPALDEKPELLSRRGGAFYSEAAVDLAAGLLTGTGSPYQVVNTYNHGTLPFLPDDAVIEVQAAVGRSGPTPLPVQTVDPLFAGLTAAVTAYEDLALDAALRGGRDRVFRALLSHPLIGQYAYAEELTDRLIAHNREHLAWA, encoded by the coding sequence GTGAAACTCACCGTGGTCGGCGGAGGCTCGACCTACACACCCGAACTCATCGACGGCTTCGCGCGGTTGCGGGACACCCTCCCCATCGGGGAACTGGTCCTGGTCGACCCGTCGGCGGACCGTCTGGAGCTGGTGGGCGCCCTGGCCCGCCGTATCTTCGCCCGGCAGGGCCACCCGGGCCGGATCGTGACGACCTCCGACCTCGACGCGGGCGTGGACGGCGCCGACGCGGTGCTCCTCCAGCTCCGCGTCGGCGGCCAGGCGGCCCGCCAGCAGGACGAGACCTGGCCGCTGGAGTGCGGCTGCGTGGGCCAGGAGACCACCGGCGCGGGCGGCCTCGCCAAGGCGCTGCGCACGGTCCCGGTGGTCCTGGACATCGCGGAGCGGGTCCGCCGTACGAACCCGAACGCCTGGATCATCGACTTCACCAACCCGGTCGGCATCGTCACCCGGGCCCTGCTCCGGGCCGGCCACAAGGCGGTGGGCCTGTGCAACGTGGCGATCGGCTTCCAGCGCAAGTTCGCGGCCCTGCTCGACGTGGCACCGCCGGAGATCTTCCTCGACCACGTGGGCCTCAACCACCTCACCTGGGAGACCGGCGTACGCCTGGGCGGCCCCGAGGGCAAGGACGTACTGCCCGACCTGCTGACCGGGCACGGCGAGGCGATCGCGGCCGATCTGCGGCTGCCCCGCGCGCTCCTCGACCGCCTGGGCGTGGTCCCGTCGTACTACCTGCGCTACTTCTACGCACACGACGAGGTCGTACGCGAACTGCGGACCAAACCCTCCCGGGCGGCCGAAGTGGCCGCGATGGAACAGGAGTTGCTCCGGCTGTACGCCGACCCGGCGCTGGACGAGAAGCCGGAGCTGCTCTCCCGGCGGGGCGGCGCCTTCTACTCGGAGGCGGCGGTGGACCTGGCGGCAGGCCTGCTCACCGGCACCGGAAGCCCGTACCAGGTGGTGAACACCTACAACCACGGCACGCTGCCCTTCCTCCCCGACGACGCGGTGATCGAGGTGCAGGCGGCGGTGGGCCGGAGCGGCCCGACCCCGCTGCCGGTCCAGACCGTGGACCCCCTCTTCGCGGGCCTGACGGCGGCGGTGACGGCCTACGAGGACCTGGCCCTGGATGCGGCCCTGCGCGGCGGCCGCGACCGTGTCTTCCGCGCCCTGCTCTCCCACCCCCTGATCGGCCAGTACGCGTACGCCGAAGAACTCACCGACCGACTGATCGCACACAACCGGGAGCATCTCGCGTGGGCATGA
- a CDS encoding ROK family transcriptional regulator has translation MAGTPSTLRAMNDRAALDLLLEHGPLSRTRIGKLTGLSKPTASQLLARLEAAGLVLATGTTEGRPGPNAQLYEVNPAAGHAAGLDVTPERILAAVADITGRTVGSYELPTPGRRPAQPVVQQVTDALDGAVKAAGLARADVHRLVIGTPGAFDPNTGRLRYASHLPGWHTPALLDELAAALPMPVEYENDVNLVAVAEQRLGAARGHEDFVLLWNEGGLGAALVLGGRLHRGWTGGAGEVGFLPVPGAPLVRQVTKANSGGYQELAGSQAIPKLARELGVDDIPSGPYAEVAAALVQRAAESEDPRHQRLLETYATHLATGLASLVSVLDPELVVLSGASLASGGEVLRSLVQSELAELAAARPKLVLGDVPEHPVLRGALESALAATRDEVFDTSR, from the coding sequence ATGGCCGGCACCCCGAGCACCCTGCGCGCCATGAACGACCGCGCCGCACTGGACCTCCTCCTGGAGCACGGCCCGCTGTCCCGCACCCGGATCGGCAAGCTCACCGGCCTCTCCAAGCCCACCGCCTCCCAGCTCCTGGCCCGCCTGGAAGCCGCGGGACTGGTCCTCGCCACCGGCACCACCGAGGGGCGACCCGGACCCAACGCCCAGCTGTACGAGGTCAATCCGGCCGCCGGACACGCCGCCGGACTCGACGTCACCCCCGAACGCATCCTCGCCGCCGTCGCCGACATCACCGGCCGCACGGTGGGGTCGTACGAACTGCCCACCCCCGGCAGACGCCCCGCACAGCCCGTCGTCCAGCAGGTCACCGACGCCCTCGACGGTGCCGTGAAGGCGGCCGGGCTGGCCCGCGCCGACGTCCACCGCCTCGTCATCGGCACCCCCGGCGCCTTCGACCCCAACACCGGCCGGCTGCGCTACGCCTCCCACCTCCCGGGCTGGCACACCCCGGCCCTGCTCGACGAACTGGCCGCCGCGCTGCCGATGCCGGTGGAGTACGAGAACGACGTCAACCTCGTCGCCGTGGCCGAGCAGCGGCTCGGTGCCGCGCGCGGTCACGAGGACTTCGTCCTGCTGTGGAACGAGGGCGGCCTCGGCGCGGCCCTCGTCCTCGGCGGCCGGCTGCACCGCGGCTGGACCGGCGGCGCCGGCGAGGTCGGCTTCCTGCCCGTGCCGGGTGCCCCCCTGGTCCGGCAGGTCACCAAGGCCAACAGCGGCGGCTACCAGGAACTCGCCGGCTCGCAGGCCATCCCGAAGCTCGCCCGCGAACTGGGGGTCGACGACATCCCCAGCGGCCCCTACGCCGAGGTCGCCGCCGCCCTCGTACAGCGGGCCGCGGAGTCCGAAGACCCCCGCCACCAGCGTCTGCTGGAGACCTACGCGACCCACCTCGCCACCGGTCTCGCCTCCCTCGTCTCCGTTCTCGACCCCGAACTCGTGGTCCTGAGCGGCGCCTCGCTCGCCTCCGGCGGCGAGGTGCTGCGTTCCCTCGTCCAGTCCGAGCTGGCGGAGCTGGCCGCGGCCAGGCCCAAGCTCGTCCTCGGCGACGTACCCGAACACCCTGTGCTGCGCGGCGCGCTGGAGAGCGCGCTGGCGGCCACCCGCGACGAGGTCTTCGACACCTCGCGCTGA
- a CDS encoding carbohydrate ABC transporter permease: MSSNTLRSKRRRSALRTAAFMSPWLIGFVVFFAYPMISTLYFSFMHYDGFKPPTWSGTKNWTYVFESYPYFWPALRNTLWLVVITVTLRVLFGLGIGLLITRIRTGTGVFRTLFYLPYLAPPVAATMAFAFLLNPGTGPVNSILEKTGIPAPGWFNDPSWSKPALTLLFLWGVGDLMVIFMAALLDVPKEQYEAAELDGASAWQRFRFVTLPNISPIIMFAVVTGVIAAMQCYTQPLVAGKVASGVIQGAGTMFEPGYPDKSTLTLPQLVYNLGFQRFDYGSACVVALVLFALSMAFTAILMRRRGGLIQAGD; this comes from the coding sequence ATGAGCAGCAACACACTGAGGTCGAAGCGCCGCCGCTCGGCGCTGCGCACCGCCGCCTTCATGTCGCCCTGGCTGATCGGCTTCGTGGTCTTCTTCGCGTACCCGATGATCTCGACGCTCTACTTCTCCTTCATGCACTACGACGGCTTCAAGCCGCCGACATGGAGCGGGACGAAGAACTGGACCTACGTCTTCGAGAGCTACCCCTACTTCTGGCCCGCCCTGCGCAACACCCTGTGGCTGGTGGTGATCACGGTGACCCTGCGGGTCCTCTTCGGACTCGGCATCGGTCTCCTCATCACGAGGATCAGGACCGGCACGGGTGTCTTCCGCACCCTCTTCTACCTGCCCTACCTGGCCCCGCCGGTCGCGGCCACGATGGCCTTCGCCTTCCTCCTCAACCCCGGTACGGGCCCGGTCAACTCGATCCTGGAGAAGACCGGCATCCCGGCCCCCGGCTGGTTCAACGACCCGAGCTGGTCCAAGCCCGCCCTCACCCTGCTGTTCCTGTGGGGGGTGGGCGACCTGATGGTCATCTTCATGGCCGCGCTGCTCGACGTGCCCAAGGAGCAGTACGAGGCGGCGGAGCTGGACGGGGCCTCGGCGTGGCAGCGGTTCCGGTTCGTCACCCTCCCCAACATCTCGCCGATCATCATGTTCGCGGTGGTCACCGGGGTGATCGCGGCGATGCAGTGCTACACCCAGCCGCTGGTCGCCGGAAAGGTCGCCTCGGGTGTGATCCAGGGCGCGGGCACCATGTTCGAGCCCGGCTACCCGGACAAGTCGACCCTGACCCTCCCCCAACTCGTCTACAACCTGGGCTTCCAGCGCTTCGACTACGGCTCGGCCTGTGTCGTGGCCCTCGTCCTCTTCGCCCTCTCCATGGCCTTCACCGCGATCCTGATGCGGCGCCGCGGCGGTCTCATCCAGGCAGGTGACTGA
- a CDS encoding carbohydrate ABC transporter permease produces the protein MTQVLDRPAELKTPASPAERTARRKALLEWIAIHSLGIAAALFFTLPFVFVFLTSLMSDDQALSRDLIPHTWEWANYRKVFDTPGFLTWWKNTLLYAGLGTVLVVVSSVPVAYALAKFRFRGRSLSLMLVISMMMLPPQVVVIPMYLFWAKQLDLSGTLWPMIIPLAFGDAFSIFLLRQFLMTIPNEYLDAAKVDGCGDLRTLLKVVLPMAKPGIAAVALFQFFNAWNDYFGPQIYASENPGAWTLSYGLESFKGAHHTDWNLTMAATVLVMAPVILVFFFAQKAFVEGVTLTGVKG, from the coding sequence ATGACCCAAGTACTGGACCGGCCGGCGGAGTTGAAGACCCCGGCCTCCCCCGCCGAACGCACGGCCCGCCGCAAGGCCCTCCTGGAATGGATCGCGATCCACTCCCTCGGCATCGCCGCGGCCCTGTTCTTCACGCTCCCCTTCGTGTTCGTCTTCCTCACCTCGCTCATGAGCGACGACCAGGCCCTGAGCCGGGACCTGATCCCGCACACCTGGGAGTGGGCCAACTACCGGAAGGTCTTCGACACCCCGGGCTTTCTGACCTGGTGGAAGAACACGCTTCTCTACGCCGGGCTCGGCACCGTCCTCGTCGTCGTGTCGTCGGTCCCGGTGGCGTACGCGCTCGCCAAGTTCCGCTTCCGGGGCCGCAGTCTCTCCCTGATGCTGGTGATCTCGATGATGATGCTGCCGCCGCAGGTGGTCGTCATCCCGATGTACCTGTTCTGGGCGAAGCAGCTGGACCTCTCCGGCACCCTGTGGCCGATGATCATCCCGCTGGCCTTCGGGGACGCCTTCTCGATCTTCCTGCTGCGCCAGTTCCTGATGACGATCCCCAACGAGTACCTGGACGCGGCGAAGGTGGACGGCTGCGGGGACCTGCGCACCCTGCTGAAGGTCGTCCTGCCCATGGCGAAGCCGGGTATCGCCGCGGTGGCCCTCTTCCAGTTCTTCAACGCCTGGAACGACTACTTCGGCCCCCAGATCTACGCCTCGGAGAACCCGGGCGCCTGGACGCTGAGTTACGGCCTGGAGTCCTTCAAGGGCGCCCACCACACCGACTGGAACCTGACCATGGCCGCGACCGTGCTGGTCATGGCCCCCGTGATCCTCGTGTTCTTCTTCGCCCAGAAGGCGTTCGTGGAGGGTGTCACGCTCACCGGAGTAAAGGGGTGA
- a CDS encoding ABC transporter substrate-binding protein: MPKRARITAFALIASAALLTTSACTGQSSTGADDDASKETTLNFWHAWSAPAEVKAVKSLIAGFEKAHPNIHVNVVGNMTDDKINQALRAGGSKAPDVISSFTTNAVGKFCSSGALVDLDPFFEKSGIDPAKTFPTAMSEYTQFEGNRCTAPLLGDAYGLYYNKTAFEKAGISGPPRTWSEFEADAKKLTINQGDSYKQLGFMPNYHGWETTTEHYMGQFSPTYFDKSGKSTLATDPAVSSAFTLQKKLVDELGGYQKLEKYRTKLGDEWGPKHPFHTGQVAMQLDGEWRLGMALEAKPDFEIGVAPLPVPDDQADQYGKGYITGTITGIAATSKKQNAAWELVKYITTDTDAVVDFSNAIHNVPSTLAALKSPKLKYDPRFKTFLDIAANPHSTTSPASLNGGVYLTTIQNFGYQYESGKTKDLKTGLAAAAQQIDTDIAQAK; this comes from the coding sequence ATGCCCAAGCGCGCCCGAATAACGGCTTTTGCCCTGATCGCCTCCGCGGCCCTTCTCACCACCTCCGCCTGTACCGGCCAGTCGAGCACCGGCGCCGACGACGACGCCTCGAAGGAGACGACCCTCAACTTCTGGCACGCCTGGAGCGCGCCCGCCGAGGTGAAGGCGGTCAAGTCCCTGATCGCCGGCTTCGAGAAGGCGCACCCCAACATCCACGTCAACGTCGTCGGCAACATGACGGACGACAAGATCAACCAGGCGCTGCGCGCGGGCGGTTCCAAGGCGCCCGACGTGATCTCCTCCTTCACCACCAACGCCGTCGGGAAGTTCTGCTCCTCCGGCGCCCTGGTCGACCTCGACCCGTTCTTCGAGAAGTCCGGCATCGACCCGGCCAAGACGTTCCCGACGGCGATGAGCGAGTACACCCAGTTCGAGGGCAACCGCTGCACGGCGCCCCTGCTCGGTGACGCGTACGGCCTCTACTACAACAAGACCGCGTTCGAGAAGGCGGGCATCAGCGGTCCGCCCAGGACGTGGTCCGAGTTCGAGGCCGACGCCAAGAAGCTGACGATCAACCAGGGCGACAGCTACAAGCAGCTCGGTTTCATGCCGAACTACCACGGCTGGGAGACCACGACCGAGCACTACATGGGCCAGTTCTCCCCGACGTACTTCGACAAGAGCGGCAAGTCGACGCTCGCCACGGACCCGGCGGTGTCCTCCGCCTTCACCCTCCAGAAGAAGCTGGTCGACGAGCTCGGCGGCTACCAGAAGCTGGAGAAGTACCGCACCAAGCTCGGTGACGAATGGGGCCCCAAGCACCCCTTCCACACCGGCCAGGTGGCCATGCAGCTCGACGGCGAGTGGCGTCTCGGCATGGCCCTGGAAGCAAAGCCCGACTTCGAGATCGGCGTCGCCCCGCTGCCCGTCCCCGACGACCAGGCGGACCAGTACGGCAAGGGCTACATCACCGGCACGATCACCGGCATCGCCGCCACCAGCAAGAAGCAGAACGCGGCCTGGGAGCTGGTCAAGTACATCACCACGGACACGGACGCGGTGGTGGACTTCTCCAACGCCATCCACAACGTGCCCTCGACCCTCGCGGCCCTGAAGTCCCCGAAGCTGAAGTACGACCCGCGCTTCAAGACGTTCCTGGACATCGCGGCGAACCCGCACTCCACGACAAGCCCCGCCTCCCTCAACGGCGGCGTCTACCTCACCACGATCCAGAACTTCGGCTACCAGTACGAGAGCGGCAAGACCAAGGACCTCAAGACAGGCCTCGCCGCCGCGGCCCAGCAGATCGACACGGACATCGCGCAGGCGAAGTAG